CTGGTCAGGGCTCGATATAACCGGGGTCGTCTTCCGGCTTGAGTTTTTCGTAGTGTTCATGCGCTTGAGGCTTGATAAACAGCGTTGCTACCTCGGGGTGTCCCTTGCGAATCTTGTTTTCAAGGGCAATGACGATCGCTTCGAGTTCCGGCACGCGCAGCGCATCGGCAAACTCCAGGCTCATTGCAACCGTGATTTCCTGTGGTGCCGTCTGCACCGTAATCAAGCCATTGACGCGTGTTACGCCAGCGGTGCTTTCGGCCAGCGTCACAATGGAGTCGCGTATGTCGGCGCTGGCCGCTTCGCCAATCAGCAGACCCTTGGTTTCGCGCGCCACCAGCAGTGCAGTCAAGGCCAGGGTAAGACCGATCAGTATCGACGCCGCGCCATCGAGTGCCGGATTGTCCAGCGCCACGGACAGGTAGACGCTGCGAAGGCGATGAGCAGTCCCAGCATGGCGGCCGAATCCTCCAGCAATACGATAAACGTAGGTGGATCCTTGCTATGGACGATCATCCGGAACAGCTCGGAGTAAGGGCGATTGCCCCTGAATTTTCTGACGGTAAAGACCCAGGAGAAGCCTTCGAACAGGAAAGCCAGCGCCAGCACGATATAGGTGACATGGGGTGATTCGATCGGGTGCGGTTCGCGGATGTGGACAATGCCCTCATAGACCGAGACACCGGCGCCGAAGGTCAGAATTAACAGGCCGACAACAAAACTCCAGAAGTAGACTTCGCGGCCATAGCCGATAGGGTGGTCTTTGTCAGGCCGGTTGCGGCTGCGATGGACACCATACAGCAGCAGGATTTCATTGGTACAGTCGACCACCGAGTGCACGCCCTCGCTGAGCATGGCCGAACTGCCGGTGATGGCGGCAGCGACGAATTTGCTGATGGCCACCAGAATATTGCCCGCCAGGGCAATATAAATGACCATATTCGATGCGTGATCAGTTTGCGGTGTGCTTCGGGTCATCGGGTGTCCCCATGTCTATGGTGCGTTTTTCGTTGCGCGGCTTGCGGTTCGCTATCGCAATGGCAGGGCGATCTGTCACCAGCGCTATACCATTGATGCCAGGCCCCCGACCTTGCCATGCTATCTATCAAAATGGCGCCCGCCCTAAGGCGCCCACAGGCTGGTACCGTGCGTTCAGATAGGGTTTCACCTAAGTTCACAGGCGATGGCGGCGATCTCCCGTGGCAAACGCCATCAGATCCATATCTACATTTTTGCCGATGGCCAGCACCTTGAACAGTTCTCCCATCTCTGCTTCTGACAGCAGCTTTTGTACCGGGCCAATTTCGCGCGCATAGCGTGCCGTGTCGTCGGGGTCCAGCTCGCTGAGCATCTGCAGCAGGCCGCAGTTGAGCAGAAAACGGGCTTGCGAGGTGTAGCCCAGCACTTCCAGATCTGCTGCCAGTGCCGCATCGGCCATGGCGGTAAAGTCTACGTGTGCGGTAATGTCCTGAATCCCGGGGAAATGCAGCACCTGACTATGCGCATGATGCAGCAGGTGGCACATGAGTGTGCCCTGGCTGCGTTGCGGATGATAGTACTCGTGCTGTGGAAAACCGTAGTCGATCAGCAGAGCGACACCCTGATCCAGCCACTGTCCCAGACCCGCGACCCAGGATTCGCCTTGCAGGTTTATTTCGGATCGATAGCCGGGCAGCGCAGGCATGCGCGTCCTTACGGCCTGCTCCAGCAGTGCGCCGGCGGGAACGCGCAGAAAATCAAAATATGACGAGGCCTGTGCCTCCTGGTCCGCTTGCGGGTCTGCGGCTGCTGATGCCTCACCTGGTTTGTTGATGACGTGCAGTTCATGGACATTGCCATCTTCGCCCCATTCGAACAGCGAGACGGGCATGGCGTCGAGCACTTCGTTGGCAATGATGCAGCCGCTAAAGCCCGAAGGCAGACTGTGCAGCCAATGCACGCTGTCTCCAAAAGGGGCAAGCCGTTGTTGTTGTCGCTGCGTCAGATCCGGTGAAATATCAAGAATGTAATATTGCAGTTCGGGAAACTCGGGCAGCAGGGCTTGCAATATATGCTCGGCCAGCGCGCCGGAGCCGGCGCCGAATTCCAGAATATGAGGGGTGCCGATATGGGCAAGGATGGGGCCGATTTGCCTGGCCAGACTGCGGCCGAACCACGGCGTCAGTTCTGGTGCCGTGACAAAGTCGCCTTGCAGTGCGGTGCCTGCTGCGGCTGCGGTATCGCCGAATTTGAGGGGGGCGCCGGCGTAATAGCCAGCTTGAGGATCGTACAACGCTGCATGCATCCAGCGCGCGAAGGGCAGCCCCTGGGGGCCGGCTTCATGAATAAGCCCGGCAAGCTTGTGCCGGGCGTTTTCGCTATAGCGCTGCGCTGCTTCCTGAATTTGGGGCAGCGCAGCGCCGGTTGGGTCTGCACGCATATCTTTCCAACGTTACTTTGGGAAAGATCATTATAAAGGCTTACGCCCAGGTGCGTGATGAACTCGGTTTCTTTTTGCTGCGAGCAAAACCGGGCTTGTCTGAACGCGGTGCGCGATCACCACCGAAGCCGCCGTCGGAACGGGTGCTTGGGCGAGGCTTGCGAGCCGGTGCAGGAGCGAACTCGGTGCGTGGCTTGCGCGGTGCGGGTGCCGCATCAGCTTTGACAAAACCGCTTTTTTCGCTACGCGGACGATCAGATGAGAACGGATTGCGTGACAGCGAAGTGGCGGCACGGTCAATCAGCGATTCACGTGGTGCGTCATAAGAGCGTGCAGGACGCGCGCGCTCGGAGCGACCTTCAGCAGAGCGTGAGTCTTCACGAGCGCCGTAAGAAGGGGCGCTGCCGCCTTTGCGATGACCAAAGCCGGTACGGGCCTGATCTTTCTCGCGCGAACCGCCACCTGGGCGACCCTGGCGTGAGCCATTTGGCTTGCCGCTACGACCCTTGCCGCCGCCGGCGCCGCGACCACTTTCGGCCGATTTGACCGGCTCCAGGCCAGCAATCACTTCGGCAGGCATGGACTGGCCGGTGAACTGTTCGATGCGGCGGATTTTATGACGTTCGCCATGGGTTGCCAGTGTAAATGCCTGACCATTGCGACCGGCACGGCCGGTACGACCAATACGGTGAACGTAGTCTTCAGCCTGCATCGGCAGATCGAAGTTGATGGCGTGGCTGATGCCTTGCACGTCAATACCGCGGGCGGCAACATCGGTTGCAACCAGCACGCGCAGACGACCTTTTTGCAGCATACCCAGTGTGCGGGTGCGCTGACGCTGGTTCATGTCGCCATGCAGAGCAGAGGCGGCAAAACCTTCATCTTCCAGACGTTCGGCCAGTGCATCGGCGCCGCGTTTGGTGGAGGTAAAGACAATGGCCTGATCCATGGAGGCATCACGCAGCAGGTGACCCAGCAGACGCAGTTTGTGACCGCTGTCATCTGCGTAAAGCAGGGTCTGGGTAATGTTGGCGTGTTTCTGTTTCTGTCCGGCGATATCGATACGCAGCGGATTGTTCAGCATGTCTGCGGCCAGACGGGCAACGGTGCCTTCGAACGTGGCAGAGAACATCAGTGTCTGACGATCATTAGGCGTTTGCGCAACAATGCTTTCGATGTCTTCGATGAAGCCCATGTCCAGCATGCGGTCGGCTTCGTCCAGCACCAGAGTATGAACGCGTGACAGATTGACGCGACGTGCGTTCAGGTGGTCAATAAGACGACCGGGGGTGGCAACCAGCACGTCAACACGACGCGACAGCGCTTTGATCTGTGCGCCGTAAGGCATGCCGCCCACTACAGTGGCGATACGCAGATCGTCAATGCCAACACCGTATGATTTGGTGGCTTCTGCAACCTGCAGGGCCAGTTCGCGGGTTGGGGTCAGGACCAATACCTGTACGCCGACGCCTTTGTTGCCAGGCATGCCGGCAATGCGGTGCAAAGAGGGCAGCATGAATGCTGCAGTTTTGCCGCTGCCGGTTTGTGCAGAGACGATCAGATCCTTGCCTTCAAGGGCTTTGGGGATCGCTTCGGTTTGCACAGGAGTGGGCTGAGTGAAGCCGGCCTTGTTCAGGGCAGCAAGAAGAATGGGTGATAGACCCAGAGAATCAAATGACATTTGTAATCCTAAGTAGGTGTCAGGCAAGCCTGTTCATCAGGAGTGCAGATGGCCGTTGATTCCGGTTGTGATGCTGGGCGATTGCATAAGCAACCCCAGGCCGCACGATGGACAGGCCATCGGCAAACAGGACAAAACGACAATTCTGTCACGCAGCAAAGTCTTGCTGATATGCACAATGCACATCTGCACTTTACTGATCAGGATGAACAAACGAATGGGAAATAGCCAGACGAATCGTTGATCGGAGCATCGAGCCGACCGGATCAACCGTTGCATGACAGAGGAAATACGCATGCGGGTCTGGAGGTAGGAGCGATGACGGCTTTTGATTAATAAGCCAGGCAGCAAAAATAAAGAGAATTTGCTGCAAAGAAAATGATTATATAAGTGTTTTCCCTAGAA
Above is a window of Advenella kashmirensis WT001 DNA encoding:
- a CDS encoding cation diffusion facilitator family transporter codes for the protein MTRSTPQTDHASNMVIYIALAGNILVAISKFVAAAITGSSAMLSEGVHSVVDCTNEILLLYGVHRSRNRPDKDHPIGYGREVYFWSFVVGLLILTFGAGVSVYEGIVHIREPHPIESPHVTYIVLALAFLFEGFSWVFTVRKFRGNRPYSELFRMIVHSKDPPTFIVLLEDSAAMLGLLIAFAASTCPWRWTIRHSMARRRY
- a CDS encoding cation diffusion facilitator family transporter — protein: MALDNPALDGAASILIGLTLALTALLVARETKGLLIGEAASADIRDSIVTLAESTAGVTRVNGLITVQTAPQEITVAMSLEFADALRVPELEAIVIALENKIRKGHPEVATLFIKPQAHEHYEKLKPEDDPGYIEP
- a CDS encoding DEAD/DEAH box helicase, with the protein product MSFDSLGLSPILLAALNKAGFTQPTPVQTEAIPKALEGKDLIVSAQTGSGKTAAFMLPSLHRIAGMPGNKGVGVQVLVLTPTRELALQVAEATKSYGVGIDDLRIATVVGGMPYGAQIKALSRRVDVLVATPGRLIDHLNARRVNLSRVHTLVLDEADRMLDMGFIEDIESIVAQTPNDRQTLMFSATFEGTVARLAADMLNNPLRIDIAGQKQKHANITQTLLYADDSGHKLRLLGHLLRDASMDQAIVFTSTKRGADALAERLEDEGFAASALHGDMNQRQRTRTLGMLQKGRLRVLVATDVAARGIDVQGISHAINFDLPMQAEDYVHRIGRTGRAGRNGQAFTLATHGERHKIRRIEQFTGQSMPAEVIAGLEPVKSAESGRGAGGGKGRSGKPNGSRQGRPGGGSREKDQARTGFGHRKGGSAPSYGAREDSRSAEGRSERARPARSYDAPRESLIDRAATSLSRNPFSSDRPRSEKSGFVKADAAPAPRKPRTEFAPAPARKPRPSTRSDGGFGGDRAPRSDKPGFARSKKKPSSSRTWA
- a CDS encoding class I SAM-dependent methyltransferase, with translation MRADPTGAALPQIQEAAQRYSENARHKLAGLIHEAGPQGLPFARWMHAALYDPQAGYYAGAPLKFGDTAAAAGTALQGDFVTAPELTPWFGRSLARQIGPILAHIGTPHILEFGAGSGALAEHILQALLPEFPELQYYILDISPDLTQRQQQRLAPFGDSVHWLHSLPSGFSGCIIANEVLDAMPVSLFEWGEDGNVHELHVINKPGEASAAADPQADQEAQASSYFDFLRVPAGALLEQAVRTRMPALPGYRSEINLQGESWVAGLGQWLDQGVALLIDYGFPQHEYYHPQRSQGTLMCHLLHHAHSQVLHFPGIQDITAHVDFTAMADAALAADLEVLGYTSQARFLLNCGLLQMLSELDPDDTARYAREIGPVQKLLSEAEMGELFKVLAIGKNVDMDLMAFATGDRRHRL